A single region of the Cynocephalus volans isolate mCynVol1 chromosome 12, mCynVol1.pri, whole genome shotgun sequence genome encodes:
- the TAS2R10 gene encoding taste receptor type 2 member 10: MLSIVEGILFFVAISESILGVLGNGFIGLINCIDCVKNKKFSIISFILTGLSISRIFLIWILTTDGFIKLFSPDMYASANIIECITYLWIIINHSSVWFATSLSIFYFLKIANFSHYTFLWMKGRMSRVLLLLMGSLLISLLLTYPQAVKIVHDYRRKNRNTTWQLSMHTDEYFIIQISLNLGVIFFFALSLITCFLLVISLWRHNRQMHLNATGFRDPNTEAHVKAIKVLISFTILFILHFIGIAIEISSFRFPENKLLFLFGLTTTAIYPWGHSFILILGNRKLKQASLKILQQLMHCEKGENLRAT, encoded by the coding sequence ATGCTAAGCATAGTGGAGGGTATCCTCTTTTTTGTTGCAATTAGTGAGTCAATACTGGGGGTTTTAGGGAATGGATTTATTGGACTTATAAACTGCATTGACTGTGTCAAGAATAAGAAGTTCTCTATAATTAGCTTTATTCTCACTGGCCTAtctatttccagaatttttctgATATGGATACTGACTACAGATGGATTTATAAAGCTATTTTCTCCAGATATGTATGCATCTGCTAATATAATTGAGTGCATTACTTACTTGTGGATAATTATCAATCACTCAAGTGTCTGGTTTGCCACCAGCCTCAGCATCTTCTATTTCCTGAAGATAGCAAATTTTTCCCACTACACATTTCTCTGGATGAAGGGTAGAATGAGCAGGGTTCTTCTCCTTCTGATGGGGTCATTACTTATTTCATTGTTACTTACTTATCCACAAGCTGTGAAGATTGTTCATGATTACAGAAGGAAGAATAGAAATACAACTTGGCAGCTCAGCATGCATACAGATGAATACTTTATCATTCAAATTTCACTTAATCTgggagtcattttcttttttgcactATCCCTAATTACATGTTTCTTGTTAGTCATTTCCCTTTGGAGACACAACAGGCAGATGCATTTGAATGCCACAGGATTCAGAGATCCCAACACAGAAGCTCATGTGAAGGCAATCAAAGTTTTAATATCTTTCACCATCCTCTTTATCTTGCATTTCATAGGCATTGCCATAGAAATATCAAGTTTTCGTTTTCCAGAAAAcaaactactttttctttttggtttgacAACCACAGCCATCTACCCCTGGGGTCACTCATTTATCCTAATTCTAGGAAACAGGAAGCTGAAGCAAGCCTCTTTGAAAATACTGCAACAATTAATGCACTGTGAGAAAGGGGAAAATCTCAGAGCCACATAA